Proteins encoded within one genomic window of Bradyrhizobium sp. CB1717:
- a CDS encoding CvpA family protein produces MNSFDLAVYAALAVAVGLGFRTGLLRSGMTILAYLIAAPIAVALMPLIAPQIAGNPNAPQLQNWIWFFGIFVVVGMLFGHIGRFVLDDTVGEAGIGDRLGGAALGAVRVGLVATTLVLVFDRIVPANHQPPFLAGSHLRPLFSTVGQMGFKSLPPEAASVIDRLKQERRI; encoded by the coding sequence ATGAACAGTTTCGATCTCGCCGTCTACGCCGCGCTCGCCGTCGCGGTGGGCCTGGGTTTCAGGACCGGCCTGCTCCGCAGCGGCATGACCATCCTCGCCTATCTCATCGCCGCACCGATCGCGGTCGCGCTGATGCCGCTGATCGCGCCGCAGATCGCAGGCAATCCGAACGCGCCGCAGCTGCAGAACTGGATCTGGTTCTTCGGCATCTTTGTCGTCGTCGGCATGCTGTTCGGACATATTGGCCGCTTCGTGTTGGACGACACGGTCGGCGAGGCCGGGATCGGCGACCGGCTCGGCGGCGCCGCGCTCGGCGCCGTCAGGGTCGGCCTCGTCGCCACTACGCTGGTGCTGGTGTTCGACCGGATCGTGCCGGCGAACCACCAGCCGCCATTCCTCGCCGGCTCGCATCTGCGGCCGTTGTTCTCCACGGTCGGCCAGATGGGTTTCAAGTCACTGCCGCCGGAGGCAGCGTCCGTGATCGACCGCCTCAAGCAGGAGCGGCGTATCTGA